In a single window of the Limnochorda sp. L945t genome:
- a CDS encoding LmeA family phospholipid-binding protein, translating into MPRRRGPGLLVAAGAAAILLGAAAVGVLAWSSGLPRSAEQRIRDALLSSLDGAGSLEVRLETRPGYRVLAGQIDHLEISGTALRAGELVADRFSLVGDALQLDMGKLAGGGGLSVSRARRLDMEMVVSEESVNRYLQATYELARLLHVQLLPQGPRLLMDAQLQDQAVRISLDSKLQVEPGNVVAVVPDRLAIEREGAQALALSLAGADSPLRIEIGQLPVPVAIDRVTVGEGELHLFASYRPPS; encoded by the coding sequence TTGCCGAGGCGCCGAGGGCCCGGCCTGCTGGTGGCGGCGGGTGCAGCGGCGATCCTCCTCGGAGCTGCCGCCGTCGGGGTGCTGGCCTGGAGCAGCGGCCTGCCGCGTTCGGCGGAGCAGCGGATCCGGGACGCGCTCCTGTCGAGCCTGGACGGTGCCGGTTCGCTGGAAGTGCGCCTGGAGACCCGCCCCGGATACCGGGTGCTGGCCGGGCAGATCGACCACCTGGAGATCTCGGGCACCGCGCTTCGCGCCGGGGAGCTGGTGGCGGACCGGTTCTCGCTGGTAGGCGACGCCCTGCAGCTCGACATGGGCAAGCTGGCGGGCGGCGGGGGGCTTTCGGTCTCCAGGGCCCGGCGGCTCGACATGGAGATGGTCGTGAGCGAGGAGTCGGTCAACCGGTATCTCCAGGCCACCTACGAGCTGGCCCGGCTGTTGCACGTGCAGCTTCTGCCGCAGGGGCCCCGGCTGCTGATGGACGCGCAGCTGCAGGACCAGGCGGTGCGGATCAGCCTGGACAGCAAGCTGCAGGTCGAGCCCGGCAACGTGGTGGCCGTGGTGCCGGACCGCCTCGCCATCGAACGGGAAGGCGCGCAGGCGCTGGCGTTGAGCCTGGCGGGCGCAGACAGCCCCCTGCGGATCGAGATCGGGCAGCTTCCGGTGCCGGTCGCCATCGACAGGGTGACCGTAGGGGAGGGCGAGCTCCATCTTTTCGCGAGTTACCGGCCTCCATCGTAA
- a CDS encoding amino acid ABC transporter permease, which translates to MGFRWDIVWSAFPYLMAGVETTLVLSVLSVSAGVVLGTALALLRLSRFRPLSRVASGYVDVFRGTPLLAQILFVFYGLPQILGFPLSSLAAGLLALSLNSAAYIAEIVRAGIQSIEKGQIEAAQSTGMNYSQTMRYIVLPQAFRRILPPLGNEFIAMLKDSSLVSVIALEDLMRRGQLLGSRTFRYFEVLLAVTILYLVMTKVVSYLLAWMERRLRVTA; encoded by the coding sequence ATGGGCTTTCGTTGGGACATCGTCTGGAGCGCGTTTCCCTATCTGATGGCGGGCGTCGAGACGACGCTCGTGTTGAGCGTGCTTTCGGTGAGCGCAGGCGTCGTGCTCGGCACGGCGCTTGCGCTCTTGCGTCTTTCGCGTTTTCGCCCTCTGTCCCGCGTGGCCTCCGGGTACGTGGACGTCTTCCGGGGCACGCCGCTTCTGGCGCAAATCCTGTTCGTCTTCTACGGGCTTCCGCAGATCCTGGGCTTTCCGCTCTCCAGCCTGGCCGCGGGCCTCCTGGCGCTCAGCCTCAACAGCGCGGCCTACATCGCCGAGATCGTGCGGGCCGGGATCCAGTCCATCGAGAAGGGGCAGATCGAGGCGGCCCAATCGACCGGCATGAACTACTCGCAGACCATGCGCTACATCGTCCTGCCCCAGGCCTTCCGGCGGATCCTGCCGCCCCTGGGCAACGAGTTCATCGCGATGCTGAAGGACTCGTCCCTGGTCTCGGTCATCGCCCTCGAGGACCTGATGCGGCGCGGGCAGCTCCTGGGCAGCCGTACTTTCCGCTACTTCGAGGTGCTCCTGGCGGTCACGATCCTCTACCTGGTCATGACCAAGGTGGTATCCTACCTCCTGGCCTGGATGGAGCGCAGGTTGCGGGTGACCGCCTGA
- a CDS encoding SEC-C metal-binding domain-containing protein — MARRRLREVSLNRSEDGNGGAGRRGGARRQAQARSRIAQVASQGAAADGAAAGPAEGKEPEGPVVVQRRVAVKIGRNDPCPCGSGKKYKHCHGRNQ; from the coding sequence ATGGCCCGGCGGAGGTTGCGCGAGGTCAGCCTCAACCGGAGCGAGGATGGCAACGGCGGGGCAGGGCGCCGGGGCGGGGCCAGGCGCCAGGCGCAGGCCAGATCCCGTATCGCGCAGGTGGCGTCGCAGGGGGCGGCGGCCGACGGTGCGGCGGCCGGCCCGGCCGAGGGCAAAGAGCCGGAGGGCCCCGTGGTGGTCCAGCGGCGCGTGGCCGTCAAGATCGGCCGCAACGACCCGTGCCCGTGCGGCAGCGGCAAGAAGTACAAGCACTGCCACGGGCGCAACCAGTAA
- the hpf gene encoding ribosome hibernation-promoting factor, HPF/YfiA family yields the protein MGTSAESTGMVVVVKGKNVDVVPALREQAIRKASKLGRYFNNHAAVRAEVALGFLRGQYTAEVTLQFGGVFLRGVGRSGEALGAVDEAVERAERQFLRFKSRFEPKSQPARQGEEAEAPEVAAQEPAEASEAGAPRVVRVKRFVMKPMAVDEAILQMEMLGHDFYVFRNAATDEMNVLYRRRDGNYGLIEPGE from the coding sequence ATGGGTACCAGTGCTGAGAGCACCGGGATGGTCGTGGTCGTCAAGGGCAAGAACGTGGACGTGGTGCCGGCGCTGCGGGAGCAGGCGATACGCAAGGCGTCCAAGCTCGGCCGCTACTTCAACAACCACGCTGCCGTCCGCGCCGAGGTGGCGCTGGGCTTCTTGCGGGGGCAGTACACGGCCGAGGTGACCTTGCAGTTCGGCGGCGTCTTCCTGAGGGGCGTCGGGCGCTCCGGCGAGGCGCTGGGCGCCGTGGACGAGGCGGTTGAGCGGGCAGAGCGGCAGTTCTTGCGCTTCAAGTCGCGCTTCGAGCCCAAGAGCCAGCCCGCCCGCCAGGGCGAGGAGGCCGAAGCGCCGGAGGTCGCCGCGCAGGAGCCGGCCGAAGCCTCCGAGGCCGGCGCGCCCAGGGTCGTTCGGGTCAAGCGCTTCGTCATGAAGCCCATGGCTGTCGACGAAGCCATCCTGCAGATGGAGATGCTGGGGCACGACTTTTACGTCTTCCGCAACGCCGCCACCGACGAGATGAACGTGCTGTACCGGCGGCGGGACGGCAACTACGGACTCATCGAGCCCGGCGAATAG
- the prfB gene encoding peptide chain release factor 2 (programmed frameshift): MDKPARPIWAWGTLAEEIETRQRRIAELREFLDIPGKRARADAIEQEMAAPGFWDDQERARSLIEEMRRLRRIQESYEEVARQVDDLAVLFELARAEARESGQQDAAVEQSPAGREILEEFERASQALRRLELETLLSGEYDPHDAILSIHPGAGGTESQDWAQMLLRMYRRWAEESGFKAELLDLLPGDEAGIKSATLAIKGTNAYGYLRSEKGVHRLVRISPFDASGRRHTSFASVDVLPDLPTDVAVEVDPESIKVETFRAGGHGGQYVNKTESAVRITHLPTGIVVSCQSERSQLQNREAAMRILKAKLLERKMAEQREKLEALRGEQGEIAWGNQIRSYVFCPYTMVKDHRTGYETSDVQGVMDGELQPFIEAYLRWQAAGAPARR; the protein is encoded by the exons ATGGACAAACCGGCGCGCCCCATCTGGGCGTGGGGCACCCTGGCAGAGGAGATCGAGACGCGGCAACGGCGCATCGCCGAATTGAGGGAGTTTCTT GACATCCCCGGCAAGCGCGCCCGGGCGGACGCCATCGAGCAGGAGATGGCGGCGCCGGGCTTTTGGGACGACCAGGAGCGGGCCCGCTCGCTGATCGAGGAGATGCGCCGGCTGCGGCGCATCCAGGAGTCGTATGAGGAGGTGGCCCGCCAGGTCGACGACCTCGCGGTGCTCTTCGAGCTGGCCCGGGCGGAGGCCCGGGAGTCGGGCCAGCAGGACGCGGCGGTCGAGCAGTCGCCCGCCGGCCGGGAGATCCTCGAGGAGTTCGAGCGCGCCTCGCAGGCGTTGAGGCGGCTCGAGCTCGAGACCCTGTTGAGCGGCGAGTACGATCCTCACGACGCCATCCTCTCCATTCATCCGGGGGCGGGGGGCACGGAGTCGCAGGATTGGGCCCAGATGCTCTTGCGGATGTATCGCCGGTGGGCCGAGGAGAGCGGCTTCAAGGCGGAGCTCCTCGATCTCCTGCCCGGGGACGAGGCGGGGATCAAGAGCGCCACGCTGGCCATCAAGGGGACCAACGCCTACGGGTACCTCCGGTCCGAGAAGGGCGTCCATCGCCTGGTGAGGATCTCCCCCTTCGACGCCTCGGGCCGGCGCCACACCTCGTTTGCCTCGGTCGACGTGCTGCCGGATCTGCCGACCGACGTCGCCGTGGAGGTCGACCCGGAAAGTATCAAAGTCGAGACATTTCGTGCCGGCGGGCACGGAGGACAGTACGTCAACAAGACCGAATCGGCTGTACGCATCACCCACTTGCCGACGGGCATAGTGGTGAGCTGTCAGAGCGAGCGCTCCCAGCTCCAAAACCGTGAGGCGGCCATGCGCATCCTCAAGGCGAAGCTGCTCGAGCGCAAGATGGCCGAGCAGCGGGAAAAGCTGGAGGCGCTGCGGGGCGAGCAGGGCGAGATCGCCTGGGGCAACCAGATCCGGTCGTACGTGTTTTGCCCGTATACCATGGTGAAAGACCACCGGACCGGGTACGAGACTTCAGACGTCCAGGGCGTCATGGACGGCGAGCTCCAGCCGTTCATCGAGGCCTACTTGCGCTGGCAGGCGGCCGGCGCGCCGGCCCGCCGATGA
- a CDS encoding ABC transporter substrate-binding protein — MRAVGRFSWWVVLALVAMMPAGALAAQDSTLIIGTTDKVTQLEPANSYDFWTWHVLEQTTGTLVTPEPGTARLVPSLAERWQISSDAKVYTFYLRRGVTFTDGTPFNAQAMKWSLERALKLDGPEGAVGLIKGIDKIEAVDEYTLRITLKQSDATFLARLADPIAPVMAFSPKSMPADKMVNGQYAGTGPYKLVRYDPDQRVVLEAYDKYWGPKPKTQRVIEVFYSDASALRAALESGQIDVGFRTFNPEDIASLEKDGRFAVIKGKGSLSVRYIVFNVTQKPFDNPALRRALALAIDRERIVSDVFGGLNAPLYSMVPPGMWSHIEAYPKRDVEGARKALAALGYSQSKPLTITLWYTPSHYGTTEGDVAAVVKDSLEETGLVKVDVQALEWGTYVTRMSEGALGMFFLGWYPDFLDPDNFLAPWLTEAPGSLGTHLDRATSEADRAYYREFVRLLTAAKHVSDQDIRERFYVQAQQKLAESAILIPLWQNSIQHLAIAQRNVEGIVLDPSMNFRTWLMYKK, encoded by the coding sequence ATGAGAGCGGTAGGGCGCTTTTCCTGGTGGGTGGTGCTGGCCCTGGTGGCGATGATGCCGGCGGGGGCGCTGGCCGCCCAGGATTCGACCCTCATCATCGGCACGACGGACAAGGTCACGCAGCTCGAGCCCGCCAACTCGTATGACTTCTGGACGTGGCACGTACTGGAACAAACCACCGGGACGCTGGTCACACCCGAGCCGGGCACGGCCAGGCTGGTGCCGTCGCTGGCGGAGCGGTGGCAGATCTCGTCCGACGCGAAGGTGTACACCTTTTATCTGCGCCGGGGGGTGACGTTCACAGACGGGACCCCGTTCAACGCGCAGGCCATGAAGTGGAGCCTCGAGAGGGCGCTGAAGCTGGACGGCCCCGAGGGCGCCGTCGGGCTCATCAAGGGCATCGACAAGATCGAGGCGGTCGACGAATACACGTTGCGTATCACCCTCAAGCAGAGCGACGCCACGTTCCTGGCGCGCCTCGCCGACCCCATCGCTCCGGTGATGGCGTTCAGCCCTAAGTCGATGCCGGCGGACAAGATGGTCAACGGGCAGTACGCGGGCACCGGGCCGTACAAGCTCGTGCGCTACGACCCGGACCAGCGGGTGGTGCTCGAGGCGTACGACAAGTACTGGGGGCCCAAACCCAAGACGCAGCGCGTCATCGAGGTCTTCTACTCGGACGCGTCGGCGCTGCGGGCGGCGCTCGAGTCCGGGCAGATCGACGTGGGCTTCCGGACGTTCAACCCGGAGGACATCGCCAGCCTGGAGAAGGACGGGCGGTTTGCCGTCATCAAGGGCAAGGGGAGCCTCTCGGTCCGCTATATCGTGTTCAACGTGACGCAGAAGCCCTTCGACAACCCTGCGCTGCGCCGGGCGCTGGCGCTGGCCATCGACCGGGAGCGGATCGTGAGCGACGTCTTCGGCGGGCTCAACGCGCCGCTCTACAGCATGGTGCCGCCGGGTATGTGGAGCCACATCGAGGCGTACCCCAAGCGTGACGTCGAGGGCGCCCGCAAGGCGCTGGCCGCGCTCGGGTACTCCCAGAGCAAGCCGCTCACCATCACCCTCTGGTACACGCCCAGCCACTACGGCACCACGGAGGGCGACGTCGCAGCGGTGGTAAAGGACAGCCTGGAAGAGACCGGGCTGGTCAAGGTGGACGTGCAAGCCCTCGAGTGGGGCACGTACGTGACCCGCATGAGCGAGGGCGCGCTCGGGATGTTCTTCCTGGGCTGGTACCCCGACTTCCTCGACCCGGACAACTTCCTGGCGCCGTGGCTCACGGAGGCGCCGGGGTCGCTGGGCACGCACCTCGACCGGGCGACCAGCGAGGCCGACCGGGCGTACTACCGGGAGTTCGTGCGGCTGCTCACGGCGGCCAAGCACGTGAGCGACCAGGACATCCGCGAGCGGTTCTACGTGCAGGCCCAGCAGAAGCTGGCGGAGAGCGCGATCCTCATCCCGCTCTGGCAAAACAGCATCCAGCACCTGGCCATCGCCCAGCGCAACGTCGAGGGGATCGTGCTGGATCCGTCCATGAACTTCCGTACCTGGTTGATGTACAAGAAGTAA
- a CDS encoding ABC transporter permease, which yields MASSSTVETATSTAWGVRALGLHRLVRHYLLAVGGGIVVLAVALTLLAGSIAPYSPTDAVGERLQPPGAGHWMGTDQLRRDVFSRVVWGGRVPLTVAAVATLASFGAGSLLGWVSGFWGGTVDRVLSLVMDAVYSFPALVLAIVVVAMLGPGMLNMVLAIALVYVPTYFRLARSQTLQVREMEHVEAARALGASRLRTLFLHVAPLTLPALLAVSSFTVADAILTEAALAFLGFGLPPPTPDWGFDIQNGQKFLQAGHWWLVTFPGLFIIVVSLGFGMVGEGINDWLDPRRKRLTT from the coding sequence ATGGCATCATCCAGTACAGTCGAGACGGCCACGTCGACCGCCTGGGGCGTCCGGGCGCTGGGGCTGCACCGTTTGGTTCGCCACTACCTCCTGGCCGTCGGAGGCGGCATCGTCGTCTTGGCCGTCGCCTTGACGCTCCTGGCGGGATCCATTGCTCCCTACTCGCCTACGGACGCCGTGGGCGAGCGGCTGCAGCCGCCCGGGGCCGGCCACTGGATGGGCACCGACCAGTTGCGCCGGGACGTCTTCAGCCGGGTCGTGTGGGGAGGCCGCGTGCCCCTCACCGTGGCGGCGGTGGCGACGCTGGCGTCGTTCGGCGCCGGTTCGTTGTTGGGCTGGGTCTCGGGCTTCTGGGGCGGTACGGTGGATCGGGTCTTGTCGCTGGTCATGGACGCGGTCTACTCGTTTCCCGCGCTGGTGCTGGCCATCGTGGTGGTGGCGATGCTGGGCCCCGGCATGCTCAACATGGTGCTCGCCATCGCCCTTGTGTACGTCCCTACGTACTTCCGTCTGGCCCGGAGCCAGACGCTGCAGGTGCGGGAGATGGAGCACGTGGAGGCGGCCCGGGCGCTGGGAGCCTCGAGGCTGCGCACCCTCTTTTTGCACGTCGCACCCCTGACGCTGCCGGCTCTTCTGGCGGTCTCGTCCTTCACCGTGGCGGACGCCATCCTGACGGAGGCCGCGCTGGCCTTCTTGGGGTTCGGCCTGCCGCCGCCGACGCCCGATTGGGGGTTCGACATCCAGAATGGCCAGAAGTTCTTGCAGGCGGGGCACTGGTGGCTGGTGACGTTCCCGGGGCTGTTCATCATCGTGGTGTCCCTGGGCTTCGGGATGGTGGGGGAGGGGATCAATGACTGGCTGGATCCCCGGCGCAAGCGGCTCACGACGTGA
- a CDS encoding basic amino acid ABC transporter substrate-binding protein translates to MRRGALEPSCRRSIVRRAGWTAALVVLAAMAWGAGAAGVGAAPRPGVPETLRVGTDATYPPMEFMEGDEFRGFDMDLIREIGKRLGAKVVIQNVGWDGLIPGLNNRNYDVVISAMTILPERQEAVDFSDPYFNAGQIIVVRKGDTRVKGPNDLKGKVVAVQINTTGQFASEKIAGVTRIDKYDTTPLAVQAVMQRSADAAVIDLPVAVELVKEYPGQIEFVGKPFTEEYYGIAVRKGRPELLKAINEVLQEIKRDGTYDKIYARWIGR, encoded by the coding sequence ATGAGAAGGGGAGCGCTGGAGCCCAGCTGTCGACGAAGCATCGTGCGGCGCGCCGGATGGACGGCGGCCCTGGTCGTCCTGGCCGCGATGGCATGGGGCGCCGGGGCGGCCGGCGTGGGGGCCGCGCCCCGGCCCGGTGTGCCGGAGACGCTGCGGGTGGGCACGGACGCGACGTACCCTCCGATGGAGTTCATGGAGGGCGACGAGTTTCGCGGGTTTGACATGGATCTGATCCGCGAAATCGGCAAGCGCCTGGGAGCCAAGGTCGTCATCCAGAACGTCGGCTGGGACGGGCTCATTCCCGGGCTCAACAACCGCAACTACGACGTCGTCATCTCGGCCATGACCATTCTCCCCGAGCGCCAGGAGGCGGTCGACTTCTCCGACCCTTACTTCAACGCCGGCCAGATCATCGTGGTGCGCAAGGGCGACACGCGCGTCAAGGGGCCCAATGACCTCAAGGGCAAGGTCGTCGCCGTCCAGATCAACACGACGGGGCAGTTCGCCAGCGAGAAGATCGCCGGCGTCACCCGGATCGACAAGTACGACACGACCCCGCTGGCGGTCCAGGCGGTCATGCAGCGTTCGGCCGATGCCGCGGTCATCGACCTGCCGGTGGCGGTCGAGCTGGTGAAGGAGTACCCAGGCCAGATCGAGTTCGTCGGCAAGCCCTTCACGGAGGAGTACTACGGCATCGCGGTGCGCAAGGGCCGGCCGGAGTTGTTGAAGGCCATCAACGAGGTGCTCCAGGAGATCAAGCGCGACGGTACCTACGACAAGATCTATGCCCGCTGGATCGGACGGTAG